One uncultured Hyphomonas sp. genomic region harbors:
- the trbE gene encoding conjugal transfer protein TrbE, with product MLNLSEYATRPRLLADYLPWACLVAPGIALNKDGSFQTTFRYRGPDLESSTESELVATTARINNVLRRFGSGWALFFEAARRPADDYVRGRFNNAFAWLVDQECGAATEENTARFESDYYLSLVWLPPADVEGRAEQALIERPPRVENEGWRQKLEQFETRSRQVFDLLSGCLSELAPLSDDETLTYLHACVSTRHHLVQTPDLPVFLDAILADEPFTGGLEPMIGEAHIRTLTLLGFPATTFPGLLDELNRQGFAYRWVTRFIALDKADAEKLLSRKRRHWFAKRKSIGVVLRETLFNEPAGLLDNDASNKAADVDSALQELGSDLVSYGYMTTSLIVTDKDACTVDDQLRSAERILHGRGLTSIRETLNAAEAWLGSLPGHVYANVRQPIVSSLNLAHLLPLSAVWAGAARNEHLNAPALLEARTDGTTPFRVNLHVGDVGHTLIVGPTGAGKSVLLSFLSLQFSRYTDPQVFVFDKGRSIRATMLAMGGAHVALNSSDTPSLQPLRDIDREREATFATDWLAGLCAAEGVVMTPDLKAKLWNGIQALASTPVPERTLTGLSLLIQSPVLKAALHPYTLDGPYGRLLDGDEEALEFSHFACFEMEELMHSPGAVAPVISYLFHRLEAKFDGRPTLLVLDEAWLYLDHPVFASRLRDWLKTLRKKNVCVVFATQSLSDVETSSISSTLIESCPTRIFLPNDRAREQGQTDIYRRFGLNNRQIDILAQAQPKQDYYYTSPLGARLFDLGLGPIALSVCASASPGDQALLDKCLGLSGRDALIGEYLRRKDLGWAADLLGAWPGPDETSSSPSKASSD from the coding sequence ATGCTGAACCTTTCAGAGTATGCCACCAGGCCCCGCCTGCTTGCGGACTATTTGCCATGGGCCTGTCTGGTCGCCCCCGGCATCGCGCTCAACAAGGATGGCTCTTTTCAGACCACGTTCCGCTATCGCGGCCCGGACCTAGAGAGTTCGACAGAAAGCGAACTTGTCGCCACAACCGCAAGGATCAACAATGTTCTGCGACGGTTTGGTAGCGGCTGGGCCTTGTTCTTTGAAGCCGCGCGCCGACCGGCAGACGATTACGTCCGAGGCCGGTTCAACAATGCCTTTGCCTGGTTGGTGGATCAGGAATGCGGCGCCGCAACGGAAGAGAATACAGCGCGGTTTGAGAGCGACTATTATCTGTCTCTTGTCTGGCTCCCCCCCGCGGATGTGGAAGGCCGCGCCGAACAGGCGCTGATTGAACGCCCGCCGCGTGTGGAAAACGAAGGCTGGCGGCAGAAACTTGAACAGTTCGAAACAAGGTCCAGACAGGTCTTTGACCTGCTCTCAGGTTGCCTGTCCGAATTGGCTCCGCTCAGCGATGACGAAACGCTGACCTATCTTCATGCCTGTGTTTCGACCCGGCATCACCTGGTCCAAACCCCGGATCTGCCCGTCTTCCTTGATGCCATTCTCGCCGATGAGCCCTTTACGGGCGGCCTCGAACCCATGATCGGAGAAGCCCACATCCGGACACTGACCTTACTTGGCTTTCCGGCCACGACATTCCCCGGCCTGCTTGACGAGCTCAATCGTCAGGGCTTTGCCTATCGATGGGTGACCCGTTTTATTGCGCTCGACAAAGCCGACGCAGAAAAGCTCTTGTCCAGAAAGCGGCGCCACTGGTTTGCCAAGCGCAAATCAATTGGGGTTGTCCTTCGAGAAACACTTTTCAATGAGCCTGCAGGCCTTCTCGACAATGATGCATCCAACAAGGCGGCCGATGTCGACAGCGCGCTTCAGGAGCTCGGATCGGACCTTGTCTCTTATGGCTACATGACAACGTCGCTGATCGTCACAGACAAGGATGCGTGCACAGTCGATGACCAGCTTCGCTCGGCCGAACGCATCCTTCATGGACGGGGCCTGACATCCATCCGTGAAACACTGAACGCCGCAGAAGCCTGGCTCGGGTCTCTGCCTGGCCATGTCTATGCAAATGTCCGCCAACCCATTGTTTCCTCACTGAACCTGGCCCACCTGCTGCCTTTGTCCGCTGTCTGGGCGGGTGCTGCTCGTAATGAACACCTGAACGCACCGGCACTTCTGGAAGCCCGCACGGATGGCACGACCCCTTTTCGGGTAAATCTGCATGTCGGAGATGTCGGACACACACTTATTGTCGGTCCAACCGGGGCAGGCAAATCCGTCCTTCTCTCCTTCCTGTCTTTGCAATTCAGCCGTTACACGGATCCGCAGGTCTTTGTGTTTGACAAAGGACGCTCGATACGCGCAACTATGCTGGCGATGGGCGGCGCTCATGTCGCTCTGAATAGCTCCGATACGCCGTCACTTCAGCCTTTAAGAGATATTGATCGCGAGCGAGAGGCAACCTTCGCAACAGACTGGCTGGCGGGTCTTTGCGCCGCCGAGGGCGTCGTGATGACCCCTGACCTGAAAGCAAAACTCTGGAACGGGATACAGGCGCTTGCATCGACGCCGGTTCCCGAGCGTACGCTGACAGGTCTCAGCCTGCTCATTCAGTCGCCTGTCCTTAAGGCAGCCTTGCATCCATACACATTGGACGGGCCCTATGGACGCTTGCTGGATGGGGATGAAGAAGCGCTGGAATTCAGCCATTTCGCATGTTTCGAAATGGAAGAACTGATGCACAGTCCGGGCGCTGTCGCCCCCGTCATCTCATACCTCTTCCACCGGCTCGAAGCAAAGTTCGATGGACGTCCAACGCTTCTGGTTCTGGATGAAGCCTGGCTCTATCTTGACCACCCGGTCTTTGCATCGCGCCTGCGCGACTGGCTCAAGACACTCCGTAAAAAGAATGTTTGTGTAGTTTTTGCAACGCAATCGTTGAGCGACGTCGAAACCTCATCGATTTCATCCACTTTGATTGAATCCTGCCCTACCAGAATATTCCTGCCCAATGACCGGGCACGCGAGCAGGGGCAGACCGACATCTATCGCCGGTTCGGCCTGAATAACCGCCAGATTGACATTCTGGCACAAGCCCAACCCAAACAGGACTACTACTACACCTCCCCGCTCGGCGCACGACTGTTCGATCTCGGCCTCGGACCAATTGCGCTTTCGGTCTGTGCCTCAGCGTCCCCTGGTGACCAGGCACTTCTGGACAAATGCCTGGGATTGTCAGGTAGGGACGCGCTGATCGGAGAATACCTGCGCAGGAAAGATCTCGGATGGGCAGCGGATCTGTTAGGCGCCTGGCCTGGTCCTGACGAAACCTCATCTTCGCCTTCCAAGGCGAGTTCGGATTAG
- the trbF gene encoding conjugal transfer protein TrbF, translating to MIFKRSSTHYGQSPFPETPYQKAGQVWDERIGSARIQAKNWRLMSLGLLGVVIFCSGALVWKSLQSSVTPYVVEVDELGAVRSLGPATASYKPNDAQIAHHLANFIEHLRSLSIDPVVVRQNWLKAYDFVTDKAAITLNEYARENDPFTDIGRKSRAVEVVSVVRVSEDSFQARWIEKTYENGAMTTARRYTGLFTLIQDPPRNAETLRANPLGIYIHSLNWGEDLVKGDDT from the coding sequence ATGATCTTCAAACGTAGCTCAACCCACTATGGACAGAGCCCGTTTCCCGAAACGCCATATCAGAAAGCCGGTCAGGTCTGGGACGAGCGAATAGGATCTGCGCGCATCCAGGCGAAAAACTGGCGATTGATGTCGCTCGGCCTCCTCGGCGTGGTGATATTCTGCTCCGGAGCACTTGTCTGGAAAAGCCTGCAATCGTCTGTTACGCCCTATGTGGTTGAAGTTGACGAATTGGGGGCTGTGCGCTCTCTTGGCCCTGCGACAGCATCTTACAAGCCGAACGATGCCCAGATTGCCCATCACCTCGCAAATTTCATCGAGCATCTCAGAAGCCTCTCAATCGACCCGGTTGTCGTCCGGCAGAACTGGCTCAAAGCCTATGACTTTGTTACGGACAAGGCCGCCATCACTCTAAATGAATATGCCCGGGAAAATGATCCGTTTACCGACATTGGCAGGAAGTCGCGTGCGGTGGAAGTCGTCTCGGTTGTCAGAGTTTCGGAAGACAGTTTCCAGGCCCGCTGGATCGAGAAAACCTATGAAAATGGCGCAATGACAACCGCACGGCGCTACACCGGACTGTTCACCCTCATCCAGGACCCGCCACGCAACGCAGAAACGCTTCGCGCCAATCCGCTCGGAATTTACATCCATAGCCTGAACTGGGGCGAAGACCTTGTCAAAGGAGACGACACATGA
- the trbB gene encoding P-type conjugative transfer ATPase TrbB — protein MLRTAFTGPVQAALESSDTVEILANSDGSVWIERTGHGLVRAPASLGLPERERIIRLVASFTKEPCDHTNPIISAELPHTGERFEGILPPVSEAPCFAIRKATQDPVPLDRYERSGAISPALLTALRKALQDRLNIVIAGGTSSGKTTFANALLAEHLLLKDRIVILEDTRELRCIAPNVAQLRTHRSSVTLCDLVRSTMRLRPDRIIVGEVRGGEALDLLKAWNTGHPGGITTLHANSAHGALIRLEHLVAEATSGLPYALIGEAVDVVVFMSRNSGERRVEEALRVLRFDEDGYHTEPLVAPSFSIVQ, from the coding sequence ATGCTACGCACGGCCTTTACCGGACCTGTGCAGGCGGCTCTGGAATCCAGCGACACGGTCGAAATCCTTGCCAATTCCGACGGATCGGTCTGGATCGAGCGGACCGGACACGGACTGGTCCGGGCGCCAGCTTCTCTCGGCTTGCCCGAGCGGGAACGAATCATCCGCCTGGTCGCGTCATTTACGAAAGAGCCCTGTGATCACACAAACCCGATCATTTCGGCTGAACTTCCCCACACAGGAGAGCGGTTTGAAGGTATTCTGCCACCTGTGTCGGAAGCTCCTTGCTTCGCGATACGCAAAGCGACTCAGGATCCGGTGCCCCTGGACCGCTACGAGCGTTCCGGCGCCATCTCTCCTGCACTTCTGACCGCGCTGCGCAAAGCCCTTCAGGACCGGCTAAACATTGTTATCGCCGGAGGTACCTCTTCGGGAAAGACAACATTCGCCAACGCCCTGCTCGCAGAGCATCTGCTGCTGAAAGATCGCATCGTTATTCTTGAGGATACGCGAGAGCTTCGCTGTATCGCTCCCAATGTCGCGCAATTGCGAACTCATAGGTCTTCGGTGACCCTTTGCGATCTCGTCCGGTCGACCATGCGTCTGCGACCGGACCGGATCATCGTCGGTGAGGTCCGTGGCGGTGAGGCCCTGGATCTTCTGAAGGCGTGGAATACCGGCCACCCCGGGGGGATCACGACACTGCATGCCAATTCAGCCCATGGCGCCCTCATTCGCCTCGAACATCTGGTCGCAGAAGCCACATCAGGACTTCCCTACGCGTTGATCGGCGAAGCCGTCGATGTCGTTGTCTTCATGTCGCGCAACTCAGGTGAACGGCGGGTGGAAGAGGCTCTGCGGGTGCTGCGCTTTGACGAAGACGGATACCACACCGAGCCCCTCGTCGCCCCCAGTTTCTCAATCGTTCAATAA
- a CDS encoding VirB3 family type IV secretion system protein → MAEGYEIPLHRAIAEPILLAGAPRSAAIAIGTLAAVLALGLRLWLPGLGVWIMGHSAAVFLARLDPDFMLVALRSARHREHLSC, encoded by the coding sequence ATGGCAGAAGGATACGAAATCCCTCTTCATCGGGCGATCGCAGAACCTATTCTTCTGGCGGGGGCCCCGAGAAGCGCAGCCATTGCGATCGGAACGCTCGCTGCAGTTCTTGCACTCGGCCTGCGCCTCTGGTTACCCGGGCTTGGCGTATGGATCATGGGGCATTCCGCGGCAGTCTTTCTGGCGCGCCTCGATCCGGACTTCATGTTGGTTGCCCTTCGCTCCGCCCGCCACAGGGAACACCTTTCATGCTGA
- a CDS encoding thermonuclease family protein, translating into MKTMFLLLTGPAFSFCPAACSNQAEKPSSPVTETDRRADIAGTASVIDGDTIEIHGQRIRLSGFDAPERGARCGAINVYQKASLALADMIGMRTVTCISLETDRYGRIVATCSVNGVDLGHELVRNGWARDWPQYSQRAYAQDEVSARAAGRGI; encoded by the coding sequence ATGAAAACCATGTTCTTGTTGCTGACCGGGCCGGCTTTCAGCTTCTGCCCGGCCGCTTGCTCAAATCAGGCAGAAAAGCCGTCTTCGCCAGTAACGGAGACGGACCGTCGGGCGGACATTGCCGGCACCGCCTCTGTGATTGATGGTGACACAATAGAAATCCACGGTCAGCGCATCCGCCTCTCCGGTTTCGATGCGCCCGAACGAGGGGCCAGATGCGGCGCCATCAATGTCTACCAGAAAGCCTCATTGGCGCTCGCCGACATGATTGGCATGCGAACTGTGACATGTATTTCGCTAGAAACCGACCGCTACGGACGTATTGTGGCGACATGCTCGGTAAACGGCGTTGATCTCGGACATGAACTCGTCCGGAATGGCTGGGCCCGCGATTGGCCGCAATACAGTCAGCGCGCCTATGCACAAGACGAAGTCTCAGCGCGCGCCGCAGGAAGAGGCATATGA
- the trbL gene encoding P-type conjugative transfer protein TrbL → MEEMDVIDRFLNVFIAYIDSGFGLLQTDVAYLTTTLVVIDVTLAGLFWALSEGSDVISGLLKKVLYVGFFAFLISNFSFLADTVFQSFAGLGIKAGSATLTAEDLMRPGYIASVGFKAALPLLEDIADMLGPIAFFENFVMIAVLLIAWAVILIAFFILAVQLFVSILEFKLTTLVGFVLVPFALWNGTAFLAERVLGNVIASGIKLMVLAVIIGIGSTLFGTITDAFSGPDDLTLADVMGAVLAAIVFLWTGISGPGIASGLVTGAPQLGTGSLAGTTAAVGAGTLLAGAGGAFAIRGGAAGVKAGASLAGASRTAYDLGQVRSAQTGWRGIVAGARGVAAAGQAGLGGIAARPFANLRSAYHQGSRQAFEATGGAGGTHEEPPASVSKPAWARRLAAGQRLQHASALTVHALRDGDRGMSGMAPSLKQDED, encoded by the coding sequence ATGGAAGAAATGGATGTCATTGACCGGTTCCTGAATGTCTTCATCGCCTACATCGATTCAGGATTTGGCCTGCTTCAGACAGATGTCGCCTATCTCACAACCACCTTGGTCGTGATCGATGTCACGCTGGCCGGTCTGTTCTGGGCCCTTTCAGAGGGCAGCGATGTCATCTCCGGCCTCCTGAAGAAAGTTCTCTATGTCGGCTTCTTCGCTTTCCTGATCAGCAATTTCTCCTTTCTGGCCGACACAGTGTTCCAGAGTTTCGCAGGCCTTGGCATCAAGGCCGGGTCTGCGACCCTGACTGCGGAGGATCTTATGCGACCCGGCTATATCGCCTCAGTCGGGTTCAAAGCCGCATTGCCCCTGCTTGAAGACATTGCCGACATGCTGGGCCCAATCGCCTTTTTCGAAAATTTCGTCATGATCGCCGTGTTGCTGATCGCCTGGGCCGTTATCCTGATTGCCTTCTTCATCCTCGCCGTCCAGCTCTTCGTTTCAATTCTCGAGTTCAAGCTGACCACGCTCGTCGGCTTCGTCCTTGTTCCCTTTGCCCTATGGAACGGGACGGCCTTTCTGGCCGAGCGGGTGCTTGGTAATGTCATTGCCTCCGGCATCAAACTCATGGTGCTCGCTGTCATTATCGGCATCGGATCGACCCTGTTCGGTACAATCACAGATGCCTTTTCAGGACCAGACGATCTCACTCTGGCGGACGTCATGGGCGCCGTGCTGGCTGCCATCGTCTTTCTCTGGACCGGCATCTCCGGACCCGGCATCGCCTCCGGCCTTGTCACGGGCGCGCCTCAACTAGGTACAGGTTCTCTTGCAGGAACAACAGCCGCCGTCGGCGCCGGAACCTTGCTGGCTGGCGCAGGGGGCGCCTTCGCTATTCGGGGCGGGGCGGCGGGTGTCAAAGCGGGCGCCTCGCTCGCAGGGGCCAGCCGGACGGCCTATGATCTCGGCCAGGTCAGATCGGCTCAGACAGGCTGGCGTGGCATTGTTGCCGGCGCGCGAGGTGTTGCAGCCGCCGGCCAGGCCGGTCTTGGCGGCATTGCGGCCAGACCATTTGCGAATTTACGATCGGCCTACCACCAGGGTAGCCGACAGGCCTTTGAGGCAACCGGCGGTGCCGGAGGCACACATGAAGAGCCGCCGGCATCCGTTTCAAAGCCCGCCTGGGCCCGGCGACTGGCAGCAGGGCAGCGACTGCAACATGCCAGTGCCCTGACGGTGCATGCCTTGCGTGACGGAGATCGCGGCATGAGCGGTATGGCCCCTTCCCTGAAACAGGACGAGGACTGA
- the trbJ gene encoding P-type conjugative transfer protein TrbJ, whose protein sequence is MKSASVQFGLVLGVLLCAGAPLPATAQLSVYDPANHAQNILQAARALQQLDQQVEQLTHEIEMLENMARDLETFPIEVSQAIIQDRIARIGSLLQEAEGIGYDVNAVEQEYNTAYPETYGANPPSASALLRDARSQWEQSRTAHRDVLRMAAENSAANQTNAGALSELVNGSQQAAGNLQALQAGNQIDALSIEQLIRIEALMAAHYRAQSLDEARRLAEATRARARLNSFLEQ, encoded by the coding sequence TTGAAAAGTGCTTCTGTTCAGTTTGGTCTGGTTCTGGGCGTGCTGCTATGTGCCGGCGCACCGCTACCTGCAACGGCGCAACTCTCTGTCTACGACCCGGCAAACCACGCTCAGAATATTCTGCAAGCCGCCCGCGCCCTGCAGCAACTCGATCAGCAGGTCGAACAGCTGACGCATGAGATCGAGATGCTTGAAAATATGGCGCGCGACCTTGAAACCTTTCCCATCGAGGTCAGCCAGGCGATCATCCAGGACCGTATCGCGCGGATTGGAAGCCTTCTGCAAGAAGCAGAAGGCATTGGCTATGACGTCAATGCCGTCGAGCAGGAATATAATACGGCTTACCCCGAAACCTATGGGGCTAATCCGCCATCTGCATCGGCCCTCCTCAGGGATGCCCGTTCACAATGGGAACAATCGCGCACGGCGCACCGTGATGTATTGCGGATGGCAGCCGAGAACAGCGCCGCAAACCAGACCAATGCAGGAGCCTTGTCCGAACTCGTCAACGGAAGCCAGCAAGCGGCCGGCAATCTTCAGGCGCTGCAGGCCGGCAATCAGATTGACGCGCTCTCAATCGAGCAACTGATCCGTATCGAAGCGCTGATGGCAGCTCATTATCGCGCCCAGTCGCTGGATGAAGCCCGGCGTCTTGCCGAAGCCACTCGGGCGCGGGCGCGCCTCAACAGTTTTCTGGAGCAATAA